A window of Sutcliffiella cohnii contains these coding sequences:
- a CDS encoding ABC transporter permease translates to MYAIIKNHIQHIIHQPFTVIGMILLTILFGSILGSSQLQSGSQKIIPTYSTELSTEELLEIVPLLNNTGDYLLEVTSREKVEELLNENSIDLAVNLKRDSFTITTGAQTSEVMLLEAHLYSNLIKVSTVLNAANQLNKAPNEIMNQLEQSKALYPIQETSFNKDDFIYDQSLQSLFGFSLFFVFYTVTFTVSAIVQQKSEGIWNRVLLSPLSKMQMYLGHIVFSLMLGYLQLFIIFNVFQYGLGVDFYGGFTKSLLVIIPFLFAITSLGVLISAFVKNPRQLNALIPLLAVSMAMIGGAYWPIEIVQSEIMMALSKVVPLFYGMEMLKGATYLNWSFDQFLLPTSILFTFGVICMGIGLNIMERKAV, encoded by the coding sequence ATGTATGCTATCATAAAAAATCATATTCAACATATCATTCACCAGCCATTTACTGTAATTGGAATGATTTTATTAACTATTCTTTTCGGGAGTATACTAGGATCCTCTCAGCTTCAATCAGGCTCACAAAAGATCATCCCAACCTATTCAACGGAGCTTTCCACTGAAGAATTGTTGGAGATTGTACCATTATTAAATAATACTGGAGATTATTTGCTTGAAGTAACAAGTAGAGAGAAAGTGGAAGAGCTTTTAAATGAGAATAGTATTGATCTAGCCGTCAACTTAAAAAGGGATAGTTTTACGATAACAACAGGGGCACAAACATCAGAAGTTATGTTATTAGAAGCTCACTTATATTCAAATTTAATTAAGGTATCAACTGTATTGAACGCGGCTAATCAATTAAACAAAGCACCTAATGAAATAATGAACCAATTAGAGCAGTCTAAAGCTTTATATCCGATTCAAGAAACAAGTTTTAACAAAGATGATTTTATTTACGATCAATCATTACAATCTTTATTCGGCTTCTCTTTATTTTTTGTTTTTTATACTGTTACATTTACTGTAAGTGCCATCGTTCAACAGAAAAGTGAGGGGATATGGAATCGGGTATTGCTATCGCCACTCTCTAAAATGCAAATGTATTTAGGGCATATCGTTTTCTCGTTAATGCTAGGTTATTTACAGTTATTTATTATTTTTAATGTTTTTCAGTACGGATTAGGAGTAGATTTTTACGGAGGATTTACAAAAAGTTTACTAGTTATCATTCCGTTTCTATTTGCTATAACTTCACTTGGTGTGCTAATAAGCGCTTTCGTGAAAAATCCTAGACAATTGAATGCATTAATTCCATTATTAGCTGTTAGTATGGCGATGATTGGTGGGGCTTATTGGCCGATTGAAATTGTTCAGTCAGAAATTATGATGGCACTATCAAAAGTAGTACCGTTATTTTACGGAATGGAAATGCTAAAAGGAGCAACCTATTTAAATTGGAGTTTTGACCAATTTTTATTACCTACGTCTATCCTCTTTACGTTTGGTGTTATTTGTATGGGAATTGGGTTAAATATAATGGAGAGAAAAGCAGTTTAG
- a CDS encoding ABC transporter permease, with the protein MIKTLLKKDMIQVIRDKKEVTLLLFMPFLLITILGFALGAVMNESEEVLNVKVAVVDNGDMEAEKEELLTILKEEGFPTSAVDTMITTAESLSIQDMLVNEVFESTTIFKVIMMEDEKEALDSSQFSAVLSFPKGYRLATWKNIFLNEEDTLPLLSLSLNNAKGLEATVVSNVVESYMEQFQLNTIIGKEFAETGAFQTISIPNIEGEVVTLKGSQPISSFEYYAVGMSVMFVLYVASFVAAYALYEKQQFVFHRILLSNVSPSFYIFSKWLTGTVLSFIQLCILFGLSSLIYGVHWDNIILFSIVTLCISFVVGSFSVLFTTLNFRFNTERASSLFSNLIVTILALVGGSFISWKAISETLWKIGGFTPNGAALKAYLAVMQENSQWADIQLYVVVLLITAIGLSLLALIFFPKRSVA; encoded by the coding sequence ATGATTAAAACACTATTGAAAAAAGATATGATACAAGTAATCCGAGATAAAAAGGAAGTTACCCTCCTATTATTTATGCCATTTCTTTTAATTACCATTTTAGGATTTGCTCTAGGAGCGGTAATGAATGAAAGTGAAGAAGTGTTAAATGTGAAAGTTGCTGTTGTTGATAATGGTGATATGGAAGCGGAAAAAGAAGAGTTGTTAACTATTTTAAAAGAAGAGGGTTTCCCAACTTCAGCTGTTGATACGATGATAACAACTGCTGAAAGTCTATCCATTCAAGATATGTTAGTAAATGAAGTGTTTGAGAGCACGACCATTTTTAAAGTGATCATGATGGAGGATGAGAAAGAAGCACTAGATTCCTCACAGTTTTCAGCTGTACTTTCTTTTCCAAAAGGATATCGTTTAGCGACATGGAAGAACATTTTTTTAAATGAAGAGGATACATTGCCATTACTTTCTTTATCATTAAATAATGCAAAAGGGTTAGAAGCTACGGTCGTTTCTAACGTTGTTGAAAGCTATATGGAACAGTTTCAATTAAATACGATAATAGGAAAGGAATTTGCGGAAACGGGTGCATTTCAAACTATTTCGATACCGAACATTGAAGGGGAGGTTGTTACATTAAAGGGGTCTCAACCAATCTCATCCTTTGAATATTATGCTGTTGGAATGAGTGTCATGTTCGTTTTGTATGTAGCTTCTTTTGTGGCAGCATATGCTCTATATGAAAAACAACAATTTGTGTTTCACCGGATTTTACTATCAAATGTATCACCGTCATTTTATATTTTTAGTAAATGGTTAACGGGGACAGTGCTATCATTTATTCAATTATGTATATTATTTGGCCTGAGTTCTCTTATCTATGGTGTACATTGGGATAATATTATTTTATTTTCGATTGTTACTTTATGTATTAGCTTTGTCGTTGGTAGTTTTTCTGTCCTGTTTACAACGTTAAATTTCCGTTTTAATACCGAAAGAGCTTCATCGCTTTTTTCTAATTTAATTGTCACCATATTAGCCCTCGTTGGGGGGAGTTTTATAAGTTGGAAAGCAATATCAGAAACGTTATGGAAAATAGGTGGCTTTACGCCAAATGGAGCTGCATTAAAGGCATATTTAGCTGTCATGCAAGAGAATAGTCAGTGGGCGGATATACAACTATACGTAGTAGTTTTATTGATAACGGCTATTGGTTTAAGTCTTTTAGCCCTTATCTTTTTTCCGAAAAGGAGTGTTGCGTAA